The following is a genomic window from Miscanthus floridulus cultivar M001 chromosome 14, ASM1932011v1, whole genome shotgun sequence.
TGGAAACAAACACCCGGTTTTGCTAGAGGCCACCAAGCAATGCCAAACTTCCAACACAAGGTGATGAAGGTGACAATCCCTTcttgcttggacatcaccaccgATATAATCCCACATATAGCCAGGCACACTCTTGCATTGCATCCATAATCGCACATATAACGATCGAGGTCCTCTCATCGATCATGGCGGCCTCCTTCTTCCACCGCGCTCTCAACGGTGGCGAAGCAACGCGCACGGAGCCAGTACTATTAGTCCTCTCCGTGGTCCTCGCCTTGGCGTCCTCCGCCTCGGCCATCGATGGCCGCAACCTCACCGCCGGGTTCATCCAGGTGGAGCTCGCGGAGGGCAACTTCGTGGTGCAGAGCCCCTACGATGTGCCGGAGAACCAGCGCTACAGCTACGACAATGTCACCGGCGTGCGCACCTTCTTGATCTACGTTAGCGACAAGCCCTTCAACACTGTCACCGGCACCAAGCCCCGCACCGAAGTTCGCCTCACCGTAAGCACCCAAGCAACCATGAGCTACCACTTCATCTGTTCCTTCTCCAATCTCCATGATGCATATATACGTGTGTTTGCACGCACCACGCAGTGCCACGACTACTCGTCGGGGGTGTGGCAGTTCGAGGGCTACGGCTACGTGCCGGCAGGGACCTCCGGCGCGTCGGTGATGCAGATCCACAACGAGGACGGCGGCGCGCACGCCACGACGCTGATGCTGTGGGTCTACAACGGCACGCTGCGGTACTACGACCGGCAGGTGGTGGAGGACGGCATCTATGACCGCTGGTTCCGCCTCAACGTAGTGCACGACGTCGGCGCGTCGACGGTCGCCGTGTACGTCGACGGCGCGCCCAGGCTGGCCGCCAACGTCAGGCCCAGCGCGTTGCACTACTTCAAGTTCGGGGTGTACATGGGGCATCACGACGTGTCGCCGCTCGTGGAGTCGCGCTGGAGGAACATCACCCTATACACGAAACCCTATTAACTGGCTACTAGCCTTCCGCTAGTCAGTAGAGCAATCTGTATCCATTTGAGTTGAAATTTGAAACGGGTTCAAACAATACTATAGTGCCGATCAAGCTATAGACAGCTAGTAGGAGCACTCGCTCTTTGATCCCTCGAAAAACTCATAATGAAAAATAATATGTTTTTGTCATTTGTTTTAGTTGAGGCGATTATACTTTTGTCCCATGTGTGTCACTATTCTGCGGCTGTAGCTATCAAGCAGGGCTGCCTTAGGCCTTCCTTTTCTTTTGCGAGGCCTTCCACAGCGTGGAAGTGATGCCTAAAAATTCTAGGCCccatatgcaaaaaaaaaaaaaaaaaaaaaaaaaaaactggcatCACTCATGTATGCTGCATTGTGGGTTTTGATTCCTAGAGCCAAGACAATAAAAGAGTCATAGCGTAGAGGCTTATGTACCGTGTCTTTCTCACACTCTACTCTCTTTTGTATTTTTTAATAAACGGGCACCGATGCTTCTACTTGCTTCGCTCCCATTTCTCTGGAGCCGGCATCACATATAGTCAGTGTGTCTAGTGATGTTTAGATCTTTTTTTAGGAAACAGGAGGGGCTTGCGCCCCTACTAAGATTTATTGAAAAAGTAAAACATAACTACAAGcgagaggaagagaaggagggaaATTAAGAGACAGAAAGAAACTAAAATGATCGGTTCAATTACAATCTTTACTCTAGTCATGTGCTAATACTTCGGAGAGATATCTCTTTTTCGAGCGTAGTATAATTAGGCCGAAGACATTTTTGAAGATTTGCTTACACCTTTCTGTTGTAGCTGCCTCTCCCAGAAAGATTAGATTGTTTCTTGTCGTCCAGATACTCCAGCAAAGAATGATGATGACCTCCATGAAGAAGGGGACACC
Proteins encoded in this region:
- the LOC136504213 gene encoding citrate-binding protein-like, which encodes MAASFFHRALNGGEATRTEPVLLVLSVVLALASSASAIDGRNLTAGFIQVELAEGNFVVQSPYDVPENQRYSYDNVTGVRTFLIYVSDKPFNTVTGTKPRTEVRLTCHDYSSGVWQFEGYGYVPAGTSGASVMQIHNEDGGAHATTLMLWVYNGTLRYYDRQVVEDGIYDRWFRLNVVHDVGASTVAVYVDGAPRLAANVRPSALHYFKFGVYMGHHDVSPLVESRWRNITLYTKPY